A window of the Teredinibacter franksiae genome harbors these coding sequences:
- the glmS gene encoding glutamine--fructose-6-phosphate transaminase (isomerizing) → MCGIVGAVAQRDVVDILIEGLRRLEYRGYDSAGVAVIGNDGELQRLRRLGKVKELADAAELNPTTGGTGIAHTRWATHGEPSERNAHPHISNEKIAVVHNGIIENHAPLREQLKADGYVFSSDTDTEVIAHLVEKELKNTGSLLKAVQISVKQLEGAYGTVILDKDDASRAVVARSGSPLVIGLGIGENFIASDQLALLPVTRRFIFLEEGDVAEITRKTVDIFDKDGNPVEREIHESNVSYDAGDKGQYRHYMLKEIHEQPHCVTNTLEGRLSEDSVLDETFGNGAADLFKKVQHVQIVACGTSYHSGMVARYWLEELAGVSCNVEIASEFRYRKSFVQPNSLLITISQSGETADTLAALRLAKELGYLGSLTICNVAGSSLVRESDLAFMTRAGAEIGVASTKAFTTQLVGLAMLVLALGKYNGLSAADQKEMAEALKSLPAKLEDSLSLAEDIEALAEEFADKHHSLFLGRGDQYPIAMEGALKLKEISYIHAEAYAAGELKHGPLALIDAEMPIIVVAPNNDLLEKLKSNVEEVRARGGILYVFADENAKFESDDTMRVINVPHIHEWLAPVLYTIPLQLLSYYVAIIKGTDVDQPRNLAKSVTVE, encoded by the coding sequence ATGTGTGGAATAGTTGGCGCGGTAGCGCAACGAGACGTGGTAGATATTTTAATAGAAGGCCTGCGTCGCCTCGAATACCGCGGCTATGATTCGGCGGGTGTCGCCGTCATAGGCAACGACGGAGAGCTTCAGCGTTTGCGCCGGTTGGGCAAAGTAAAAGAATTAGCCGATGCCGCAGAGCTAAACCCCACTACCGGTGGTACCGGCATTGCTCATACCCGTTGGGCAACCCACGGCGAGCCCAGTGAGCGTAACGCACACCCGCATATTTCCAACGAAAAAATTGCCGTAGTACACAACGGTATTATTGAAAATCATGCGCCTTTACGTGAGCAATTAAAAGCCGATGGCTATGTCTTCAGTTCCGACACAGACACCGAAGTAATAGCCCACCTAGTAGAAAAAGAACTGAAAAATACCGGTAGCTTACTAAAAGCCGTTCAAATCTCCGTAAAACAACTGGAAGGCGCCTACGGAACGGTCATTCTCGATAAAGACGACGCTTCTCGTGCGGTAGTGGCGCGCTCCGGAAGCCCTCTGGTGATTGGCCTGGGCATTGGTGAAAACTTTATAGCCTCCGACCAGCTAGCGCTTTTGCCCGTAACGCGCCGGTTTATCTTTTTGGAAGAAGGTGATGTAGCCGAAATTACCCGTAAAACCGTCGATATCTTCGACAAAGATGGCAACCCGGTAGAGCGTGAAATTCACGAATCCAATGTAAGCTACGATGCCGGTGACAAAGGCCAGTACCGTCACTACATGTTGAAAGAAATTCATGAACAACCCCACTGTGTAACCAATACCCTTGAGGGGCGATTAAGTGAAGATTCCGTTCTAGACGAAACCTTCGGCAATGGTGCGGCAGACCTTTTCAAAAAGGTACAGCACGTACAAATTGTTGCCTGTGGCACAAGTTACCACTCGGGCATGGTTGCGCGTTACTGGCTGGAAGAATTAGCGGGTGTTAGCTGTAATGTCGAAATTGCATCGGAATTCCGTTACAGAAAATCGTTTGTACAACCGAATAGCTTACTCATTACCATTTCGCAATCCGGTGAAACCGCCGATACCCTTGCGGCGCTGCGTTTAGCAAAAGAACTGGGCTACCTAGGTAGTTTAACCATTTGTAATGTCGCTGGTTCTTCGCTGGTACGCGAATCCGATTTAGCCTTTATGACCCGCGCGGGTGCAGAAATTGGTGTGGCGTCTACCAAAGCGTTTACCACCCAATTGGTTGGTTTGGCGATGTTGGTACTTGCCTTAGGTAAATACAACGGCCTAAGTGCAGCCGATCAAAAAGAAATGGCAGAGGCATTAAAATCACTGCCTGCAAAATTGGAAGATTCGCTTTCCCTCGCGGAAGACATTGAAGCACTAGCAGAAGAATTTGCCGATAAACACCACTCACTATTCCTTGGTCGTGGGGATCAATACCCTATTGCAATGGAAGGCGCGCTTAAATTAAAAGAAATTTCCTATATACACGCCGAAGCTTACGCCGCAGGCGAACTTAAGCACGGCCCGCTGGCACTTATCGACGCCGAAATGCCCATTATTGTCGTAGCGCCTAATAACGACTTATTGGAAAAGTTAAAATCCAATGTTGAAGAAGTGCGCGCACGCGGCGGTATACTGTATGTGTTTGCCGATGAGAACGCAAAATTCGAAAGCGACGACACTATGCGCGTAATTAACGTACCGCATATTCACGAATGGTTGGCCCCTGTGCTTTACACCATACCGCTGCAATTGCTCTCTTACTATGTAGCCATTATTAAAGGTACAGACGTAGACCAGCCACGTAACTTGGCCAAAAGCGTAACGGTGGAATAG
- a CDS encoding DeoR/GlpR family DNA-binding transcription regulator, producing the protein MNKRNTQQRRRLILDRLSADGEVSVEALAAENHTSGVTIRKDLAALEASGLLLRKYGGAVPLPKELVVDIPPEANERLSKRKLAIAKAAAGLIRDHYRIIIDAGQTTTALLPELAHKQGLVVMTNSLDVANALRELENEPTLLMTGGTWDTQSEAFQGQLAEEVLRSYDFDQLFIGADGIDPKRGTTTYNELYSLSRVMAEVSREVIVLVESEKIGRKIHNSELVWKDIDLLVTDEGLSADLKHEIQAQGVKVVCAKT; encoded by the coding sequence ATGAATAAGCGTAACACCCAACAGCGCCGTCGGCTGATTCTCGACAGGCTTAGCGCCGACGGAGAAGTCAGTGTAGAAGCCCTTGCTGCCGAGAATCACACCTCTGGGGTGACCATTCGCAAAGACCTTGCGGCGCTGGAAGCCAGTGGTTTGTTGTTGCGTAAATACGGCGGAGCAGTACCGCTACCGAAAGAACTGGTGGTAGATATACCCCCAGAAGCTAACGAAAGGCTTTCGAAACGAAAGCTGGCTATTGCCAAAGCCGCAGCAGGGCTTATTCGTGACCACTACCGTATTATTATCGATGCTGGCCAAACCACCACTGCCCTACTGCCGGAATTGGCCCACAAACAGGGCCTGGTTGTAATGACCAATTCCCTTGATGTTGCTAACGCCCTGCGGGAGCTGGAGAACGAGCCAACGCTATTAATGACCGGTGGCACCTGGGATACCCAATCGGAAGCTTTTCAAGGCCAGCTGGCAGAAGAGGTGCTGCGTTCTTACGACTTTGACCAGCTATTCATCGGCGCCGATGGTATAGACCCAAAGCGTGGCACCACCACCTATAACGAGTTATACAGCTTAAGCCGAGTTATGGCCGAGGTATCGCGTGAGGTAATCGTACTGGTGGAATCAGAAAAAATTGGGCGTAAAATCCACAATTCGGAGCTGGTGTGGAAAGATATTGATTTGCTGGTAACCGACGAAGGTTTATCGGCCGATTTAAAACATGAAATACAGGCGCAGGGCGTAAAAGTCGTGTGCGCAAAAACTTAA
- a CDS encoding NAD(P)/FAD-dependent oxidoreductase: MATIVIIGAGLGGVPMAYEMKDLAQPEDRVVMVSDKDYYHFVPSNPWVAVGWRKREEITVDLAKPMHKRKIELVIATVSKVKPANNTLEFADGSSLEYDHLIIATGPRLAFDEVEGLGPEGFTNSICHIDHAEKACDNWMQLIEHPAPIVVGAVQAASCFGPAYEMAFIMDADLRKRKIRDKIPMTFVTPEPFIGHLGLDGVGDSKTMLEAELRKHHIDWICNAKVEKVEAGVMQVIECDENGAEIKRHALPFGYSMMLPAFTGIDAVRDVEGLSNPRGFILIDKHQCNPTHRNIWGIGVAVAIAPKKPTPVPTGVPKTGFMIESMVTATAHNIRARLDGEEAKTEATWNAVCLADMGDSGIAFVAMPQIPPRNVSWMKSGKWVHLAKIAFEKYFLRKIRTGVSEPVFERWVMKSLGITKIKN; this comes from the coding sequence ATGGCCACTATAGTGATTATTGGTGCAGGCTTGGGCGGTGTACCCATGGCCTATGAAATGAAAGATTTAGCGCAACCGGAAGACCGGGTGGTAATGGTTAGTGACAAGGACTACTACCACTTTGTGCCTTCCAACCCCTGGGTTGCCGTGGGCTGGCGCAAGCGTGAGGAGATAACGGTAGACCTCGCCAAGCCCATGCATAAGCGAAAAATTGAGCTGGTGATTGCCACCGTAAGCAAGGTTAAGCCTGCGAACAACACCCTGGAATTTGCCGATGGAAGTAGCCTAGAGTACGACCACCTGATTATAGCCACTGGCCCGCGGCTGGCGTTCGATGAGGTTGAGGGCTTAGGGCCAGAGGGTTTTACCAACTCCATATGCCATATAGATCACGCCGAGAAAGCGTGTGACAACTGGATGCAGCTAATAGAGCACCCGGCACCTATTGTAGTGGGCGCCGTGCAGGCGGCTTCCTGCTTTGGGCCGGCGTACGAAATGGCCTTTATTATGGATGCTGATCTCCGCAAGCGAAAAATACGCGATAAAATTCCCATGACTTTTGTCACCCCAGAACCCTTTATTGGCCACCTTGGCCTCGACGGTGTAGGCGACAGTAAAACCATGTTGGAAGCTGAGTTGCGTAAACATCATATTGATTGGATCTGTAACGCCAAGGTCGAAAAGGTGGAAGCAGGGGTAATGCAGGTGATTGAGTGCGACGAGAATGGCGCGGAAATAAAGCGCCATGCGCTGCCGTTCGGCTATTCGATGATGCTACCTGCCTTTACCGGTATAGACGCCGTGCGTGATGTAGAAGGGCTTTCCAACCCGCGCGGGTTTATCCTTATCGACAAACACCAGTGTAACCCTACCCATCGCAATATTTGGGGTATTGGTGTGGCGGTAGCGATTGCGCCCAAAAAACCCACGCCCGTGCCCACAGGCGTACCTAAAACCGGCTTTATGATCGAAAGCATGGTTACCGCAACCGCCCACAATATTCGTGCACGCTTAGACGGCGAAGAAGCCAAAACCGAAGCCACTTGGAACGCCGTGTGTTTGGCCGATATGGGAGATTCTGGCATTGCCTTCGTGGCCATGCCGCAGATACCACCGCGCAATGTAAGCTGGATGAAGTCGGGCAAGTGGGTTCACCTAGCGAAAATTGCCTTCGAAAAATATTTCCTTAGGAAAATTCGCACAGGCGTGAGCGAGCCGGTTTTTGAACGTTGGGTAATGAAGAGTTTGGGTATTACTAAGATAAAAAATTAG
- a CDS encoding GGDEF domain-containing protein: MALVAYPYFPEKRYLVTGAPGIDQYLYGVKLPDGSSVASWINESERKFRCLYPAGIPVPSYYCSYNLGYGFEQNGGMDLSRYNHINLSIEYTGSASKIRFFARNYNELYSKKNDFNTTKYNAIFMSTKDITQEITLNMNEFLVTEWWRLQYGISRANSFAELDNIVSLGIDFSDYMTVGNHDVKVNKIEFVGEWISRESWYLIIISVWLSAVFVNTVNQLRQFRKQKIVDEKVILELNEYNENLVKETDKFRKLSTVDALTQSYNRFGIDQVVTTLIASSEKATIGKPPFSLIVLDIDHFKRVNDRRGHDAGDRVLKQVAETINRSVREGDYTGRWGGEEFVIILPFTGHEFALALAEKIRIMVGHSEFEPEDPLVVTVSAGVGSLLEEESFSDLFKRVDEALYAAKATGRNCCCVAERQNMDYLVARV, translated from the coding sequence ATGGCGCTTGTCGCCTACCCTTATTTTCCGGAAAAACGTTACTTGGTGACGGGTGCGCCAGGGATAGATCAGTATCTTTATGGTGTTAAATTACCAGATGGCAGTTCTGTCGCCTCATGGATCAATGAAAGTGAGCGAAAATTTAGATGCCTGTACCCTGCAGGAATTCCAGTACCGAGTTATTACTGTAGTTACAATTTGGGCTACGGGTTTGAGCAGAACGGCGGTATGGATCTTTCACGCTATAACCACATTAATTTATCTATCGAATACACCGGCTCAGCGTCAAAAATTCGATTCTTTGCGCGCAATTATAACGAGCTGTACTCCAAGAAAAATGATTTCAATACTACAAAATACAATGCCATATTCATGTCTACAAAAGACATTACCCAAGAAATAACTCTGAATATGAATGAGTTTTTAGTAACAGAATGGTGGCGATTACAGTATGGAATAAGTCGGGCTAACTCGTTTGCTGAGTTAGACAACATTGTATCCCTTGGTATTGATTTCTCCGATTACATGACCGTAGGCAATCATGATGTCAAGGTCAATAAAATAGAATTTGTTGGAGAGTGGATATCGCGTGAAAGCTGGTATTTGATTATTATCAGTGTCTGGTTATCAGCCGTCTTCGTTAATACGGTGAATCAATTACGCCAATTCCGTAAACAAAAAATAGTGGACGAAAAGGTTATTTTGGAGCTGAATGAATACAACGAGAACTTAGTTAAAGAAACCGATAAGTTTCGCAAATTGTCGACTGTTGATGCTCTTACACAGTCTTATAATCGTTTTGGAATTGATCAAGTTGTTACAACATTGATCGCATCGTCAGAAAAAGCGACCATAGGTAAACCGCCCTTTTCGCTTATTGTATTGGATATAGACCATTTTAAACGCGTAAATGATAGGCGCGGTCATGATGCTGGCGATAGGGTTTTGAAGCAAGTGGCGGAAACCATTAACAGGAGTGTGAGAGAGGGAGACTATACTGGCCGTTGGGGCGGTGAGGAGTTCGTTATTATTTTACCCTTTACCGGCCATGAGTTTGCGTTGGCACTGGCCGAAAAAATTCGCATTATGGTGGGGCATTCGGAATTTGAGCCTGAAGACCCGCTGGTGGTTACGGTAAGTGCCGGTGTAGGCAGCCTGCTTGAAGAAGAGTCGTTCTCCGATTTGTTCAAGCGGGTAGATGAAGCATTGTATGCGGCGAAAGCAACGGGTAGAAACTGTTGTTGCGTAGCTGAGCGACAAAATATGGATTACCTGGTAGCTAGAGTGTAA
- a CDS encoding LysR family transcriptional regulator yields the protein MDKLANMKAFATVAKGGSFARAGQQMQLATSVVSKRVKDLEEHLGILLLQRTTRRVSLTEAGYNYLEQVQRILDELEEVEESIRSQSQRAVGEIKIGAPLSFTVGKLGPIFSEFLNLYPEVKIKTFLSDKKIDLIAEGYDIAIRIGSLSDSSLISKRIAHCRRLVCANPEYLQRMGTPQRPGDLYQHHCLIYSNVQDGKSWPFHIDGNIVYQPIEGRFNSDNGDVLCEAAIAGCGITMLPNFIVDKALALGQLVTVLEEYEEPDFGVYVLYPNRRHMSNRVRLLIEFLAESLAE from the coding sequence ATGGATAAACTTGCGAATATGAAGGCCTTCGCTACGGTGGCCAAGGGTGGTAGTTTTGCTAGGGCTGGCCAGCAAATGCAGTTGGCGACTTCCGTTGTGAGTAAGCGAGTGAAAGACCTCGAGGAGCACTTGGGCATACTGCTACTACAGCGCACTACGCGCCGGGTAAGCCTTACGGAAGCGGGTTACAACTATTTAGAGCAGGTGCAGCGCATATTAGACGAGCTGGAAGAAGTGGAAGAAAGTATTCGCAGCCAATCCCAGCGTGCGGTGGGTGAAATTAAAATTGGCGCCCCCCTTAGCTTTACCGTGGGTAAGCTGGGGCCAATATTCTCAGAATTTCTCAACCTTTACCCAGAAGTGAAAATCAAAACCTTTCTGTCGGACAAAAAAATAGACTTAATTGCCGAAGGTTACGATATCGCCATCCGTATTGGCAGCCTGTCAGATTCAAGTTTAATCTCAAAGCGCATTGCCCACTGTCGTCGGCTGGTGTGCGCAAACCCTGAATATCTCCAGCGCATGGGCACCCCTCAGAGGCCCGGCGACCTGTACCAACATCACTGCCTTATTTACAGCAATGTGCAAGACGGTAAAAGCTGGCCCTTCCATATCGACGGCAACATTGTGTATCAACCCATAGAGGGCCGGTTTAATTCCGATAACGGCGATGTATTGTGCGAAGCGGCTATCGCCGGTTGCGGCATAACAATGCTACCCAACTTTATTGTCGATAAAGCGCTTGCGCTTGGGCAGTTGGTAACGGTTTTGGAGGAATATGAAGAGCCAGATTTCGGTGTATACGTGCTCTACCCCAACCGAAGGCATATGAGCAACCGGGTAAGGTTGCTGATTGAATTTTTGGCGGAAAGCTTGGCTGAATAG
- a CDS encoding pirin family protein: protein MITKRDRNLRGPTDAGWLKSLHTFSFGQYHDPDQMGFGPLRVINDDRVVPSAGFQTHPHANMEIISYVLSGELSHKDSMGNGSTISQGEVQLMSAGSGITHSEFNASDSEEVHFLQIWIIPNCDNNPPEYHQKRFAPDDMHNQFRLVVSPNAENGSLPIKQDAKLSVGHFTAGQTLTVALDPKRKYWAHITRGDVMLAGIPGLEGDGFGIQNKLEVELIANQDSEILLFDLP, encoded by the coding sequence ATGATTACCAAGCGCGACCGAAACCTACGTGGCCCAACAGATGCCGGCTGGCTTAAAAGCCTACACACCTTCTCTTTTGGGCAGTACCACGATCCTGATCAGATGGGTTTTGGGCCGTTACGGGTAATTAACGATGACAGGGTAGTACCCTCGGCGGGCTTCCAGACACACCCTCATGCCAATATGGAAATTATTTCCTATGTGCTGTCTGGCGAGCTCTCCCATAAAGATTCCATGGGCAATGGCTCTACTATTAGTCAAGGTGAAGTGCAGTTAATGAGTGCCGGTAGCGGCATAACCCATAGCGAATTCAATGCTTCCGATTCTGAAGAAGTGCATTTTCTGCAAATTTGGATTATTCCCAACTGCGACAATAACCCACCCGAATACCACCAGAAGCGCTTTGCACCGGATGACATGCACAACCAATTTAGACTGGTGGTGTCGCCCAACGCCGAAAATGGCTCTCTGCCCATTAAACAGGATGCCAAATTATCGGTGGGCCACTTTACTGCTGGCCAAACGTTAACCGTGGCGCTGGACCCCAAACGAAAATACTGGGCTCATATTACCCGCGGTGATGTCATGCTGGCGGGTATTCCTGGCCTAGAAGGCGATGGCTTTGGCATTCAGAATAAGCTCGAAGTTGAATTGATCGCCAATCAAGATTCAGAAATTTTGCTGTTTGATCTCCCCTAA
- a CDS encoding NADPH-dependent FMN reductase, which translates to MKLLFLAGSTRLASLNKTLAREAFAIAAELGAEATFVDLRDFAMPLYDGDLETKSSLPEKAIELKKLFVEHAGIFIASPEYNSAYSGVLKNTVDWISRPHYEGEPRLQAFTGKVFAISAASPGALGGLRGLVPLRMLLGNLSSIVIPEQLALTHAGKAFDDNGKLLDDSTHSTLVNIVKRLKTVTENQQ; encoded by the coding sequence ATGAAACTACTTTTTCTGGCGGGTAGCACTCGCCTTGCTTCCTTGAATAAAACACTTGCGCGTGAAGCCTTTGCTATTGCCGCTGAACTTGGCGCAGAAGCAACCTTTGTTGATCTTCGGGATTTTGCCATGCCCCTGTACGATGGCGATTTGGAAACCAAAAGCAGCCTACCCGAAAAGGCCATTGAGCTGAAAAAACTGTTCGTTGAACACGCGGGTATTTTTATCGCGTCACCGGAATACAACAGCGCCTACAGTGGCGTGCTAAAAAATACTGTCGACTGGATTTCCCGACCCCATTACGAAGGCGAGCCAAGGCTGCAGGCTTTCACTGGAAAGGTGTTTGCCATTAGCGCGGCATCACCCGGCGCGCTAGGTGGCTTACGTGGGCTTGTACCACTGAGAATGCTATTGGGTAACCTTTCTTCTATTGTTATTCCCGAGCAACTTGCATTAACGCATGCGGGTAAAGCCTTTGATGACAACGGAAAACTACTAGACGATTCAACCCACAGCACTTTGGTCAATATTGTAAAACGATTGAAAACCGTTACTGAAAATCAGCAATAG
- a CDS encoding TFIIB-type zinc ribbon-containing protein, translating into MKCCNCHNIDLEPVEIEKGLLVAGCPSCNSVLLPLMNYRFWSEHSHDVEKQVTNIAEEVAGAKQCPKCQRIMTKFKLGSTTENNLELCGHCDEVWLDAGEWELVKHLDLHEKLSSVFTEAWQRNIRKQKQANSIKEHYRRLIGEEDFAKLDSFKQWLDAHPKKSELKHFITINFYD; encoded by the coding sequence ATGAAATGCTGTAACTGCCACAACATCGATTTAGAGCCGGTGGAAATAGAGAAAGGGCTCTTGGTTGCAGGCTGCCCAAGCTGCAATAGTGTGTTGCTGCCGCTTATGAATTATCGCTTCTGGTCTGAACACAGTCACGATGTAGAGAAACAAGTAACGAATATAGCCGAAGAAGTGGCTGGGGCCAAACAGTGCCCAAAATGCCAGAGAATTATGACCAAATTTAAGTTGGGCTCAACAACAGAGAACAACTTAGAGCTATGCGGCCACTGTGATGAAGTTTGGTTAGATGCCGGTGAGTGGGAGCTGGTAAAGCATTTGGATCTTCACGAAAAGCTTTCGTCGGTATTCACCGAGGCCTGGCAGCGTAATATTCGCAAACAAAAACAAGCGAATAGTATAAAGGAACACTACCGAAGGTTAATCGGCGAAGAAGATTTTGCCAAACTGGATAGCTTCAAGCAGTGGCTGGATGCACATCCAAAGAAATCGGAACTAAAACACTTTATAACCATTAATTTTTATGACTGA